In one Sphingomonas sp. S1-29 genomic region, the following are encoded:
- a CDS encoding LysM peptidoglycan-binding domain-containing protein, with amino-acid sequence MDLNPPNLPFLAVGGKFESALLRIVVPNIPNPKDRDIPLRFNPTSYQLQKANEFSQIAIPGLETPPIQYIRGGAETLSFDALLDTSDTQKNVRDEYVDRIANLMRINSELHAPPIVQFIWESEIFQGVVANLSVNYVLFTSQGIPIRAEASLSLTAYRPVEVQIAERPRNSPDVEKSRTVRRGDRLDQIADGVYQDPARWRDIARRNGITDPRRLDPGQVLLLPRIVSGRRT; translated from the coding sequence ATGGACCTCAACCCGCCCAATCTCCCGTTCCTCGCCGTCGGCGGCAAGTTCGAATCGGCGCTGCTGCGGATCGTGGTTCCCAATATCCCGAACCCCAAGGATCGCGACATTCCGCTGCGCTTCAATCCGACCAGCTATCAGCTGCAAAAGGCCAACGAATTTTCGCAGATCGCGATTCCGGGGCTCGAGACTCCGCCGATCCAATATATCCGTGGTGGCGCCGAAACGCTGAGCTTCGATGCGTTGCTCGACACCTCGGACACGCAGAAGAATGTGCGCGATGAATATGTCGATCGCATCGCCAATCTGATGCGGATCAATTCGGAGCTGCACGCGCCGCCGATCGTCCAGTTCATCTGGGAATCCGAGATTTTTCAGGGCGTGGTTGCCAATCTGAGCGTCAACTATGTGCTGTTCACGTCGCAGGGTATTCCCATTCGGGCCGAGGCGAGCCTGTCGCTCACTGCCTATCGCCCGGTCGAGGTGCAGATTGCTGAGCGACCGCGCAACTCGCCCGATGTCGAGAAGAGCCGCACCGTGCGACGCGGCGATCGGCTCGATCAGATCGCCGATGGCGTGTATCAAGACCCGGCACGCTGGCGCGACATCGCCAGGCGCAACGGCATCACCGATCCGCGCCGGCTCGATCCTGGCCAGGTGCTGCTGCTCCCGCGCATCGTCAGCGGGCGGCGGACATGA
- a CDS encoding phage tail sheath subtilisin-like domain-containing protein, whose protein sequence is MATRPLPDGGLPRVTFEAGPAPVLSPLRTDIAIFIGPARWGPVGVATRIDCWRAYEAVFGGLWAEADTPYAIQGYFDNGGLIAYVLRVAPGALPATGTWLAVETPGAFAPEALGRTRLTIVAATPGRWANELSVRPTYRRGDDDAPLFDFDILLAGRIRERLFAVPAATLEAEVAARSATIRIVPEVAAPIIGAQLGVGPLSRRWAEVPLAGGTEGDAPTRTQYCTALDDAMAEQEPAMTVLPDLHRQFDAEGAAAVLLAASRLSDAKLDRLVIADAPETIENAVDATRWIERFAGDPAVHRALATYHPWIRVNDPLGTSNAPLRTIPPSGHVAGVASSIDRAKGPYVTPANMALEGPVDLSRRPGDVEQGAMNLLGVNALRCQSGRGIVVWGGRMLRTDDASPRFVAHRRLIARLTRALRRVWEPMVFEPNDDMLRYAIARSATTLLAEAFHAGVLKGTRPDEAFRVDIGESLNDAAAREAGRVICEISIAPAVPMEFIHFRVGINAEGNVEMIEQ, encoded by the coding sequence ATGGCGACACGTCCACTCCCTGACGGCGGCCTGCCGCGCGTGACGTTCGAGGCCGGACCCGCGCCCGTGCTCTCGCCGCTGCGCACCGATATCGCCATCTTCATCGGCCCGGCGCGCTGGGGCCCGGTGGGGGTGGCGACGCGGATCGACTGCTGGCGCGCCTATGAGGCGGTGTTCGGGGGGCTGTGGGCGGAGGCGGACACGCCGTACGCAATCCAGGGCTATTTCGATAATGGCGGGCTGATCGCCTATGTGCTGCGCGTCGCGCCGGGGGCGTTGCCCGCGACCGGGACATGGCTGGCGGTAGAAACCCCGGGTGCGTTCGCGCCCGAGGCTTTGGGCAGGACGCGGCTCACCATCGTCGCGGCAACGCCGGGCCGCTGGGCCAACGAGCTGAGCGTGCGGCCGACGTACCGGCGCGGCGATGATGACGCGCCGCTGTTCGATTTCGACATATTGCTCGCCGGCCGGATCCGCGAACGGCTGTTCGCGGTGCCCGCCGCGACCCTTGAGGCGGAAGTCGCCGCGCGGTCGGCGACGATCCGGATCGTGCCCGAAGTGGCGGCGCCGATCATCGGCGCGCAACTCGGCGTTGGACCGCTGAGCCGCCGCTGGGCGGAGGTGCCGCTGGCAGGCGGGACCGAGGGCGATGCGCCCACACGGACGCAGTATTGCACCGCGCTCGACGACGCGATGGCTGAGCAGGAGCCGGCGATGACCGTCCTGCCCGATCTTCATCGCCAGTTCGATGCCGAAGGCGCGGCGGCGGTCCTACTCGCAGCCTCGCGCCTGTCCGACGCGAAGCTTGACCGGCTGGTCATCGCCGACGCCCCAGAAACAATCGAGAACGCCGTCGACGCGACGCGGTGGATCGAGCGCTTCGCCGGCGATCCCGCGGTGCACCGGGCGCTGGCTACCTATCACCCCTGGATCCGGGTCAACGATCCGCTCGGCACCAGCAACGCGCCGTTGCGCACCATTCCCCCGTCGGGCCATGTCGCCGGCGTCGCGAGCAGCATCGATCGCGCCAAAGGCCCCTATGTCACCCCCGCAAACATGGCGTTGGAGGGGCCGGTCGATCTGTCGCGGCGGCCTGGCGATGTCGAGCAAGGCGCGATGAACCTGCTCGGGGTCAACGCGCTGCGCTGCCAATCGGGGCGTGGGATCGTGGTGTGGGGCGGGCGGATGCTGCGCACCGACGACGCGTCGCCGCGCTTCGTCGCGCATCGCCGCCTGATCGCGCGGCTGACGCGGGCGCTGCGCCGCGTCTGGGAACCGATGGTGTTCGAGCCCAATGACGACATGCTGCGCTACGCGATCGCGCGATCGGCGACGACCTTGCTCGCCGAGGCCTTCCACGCCGGTGTGCTCAAGGGAACGCGGCCCGACGAGGCATTTCGCGTCGACATCGGCGAGTCGCTGAACGACGCCGCGGCGCGCGAGGCGGGGCGTGTGATCTGCGAGATCTCGATCGCCCCCGCCGTACCGATGGAATTCATCCACTTCCGCGTCGGGATCAACGCCGAGGGCAATGTCGAGATGATCGAGCAATGA
- a CDS encoding phage baseplate assembly protein V, translating to MNAPASDCRFGEAVESYFGLYTAIVDNDQDPEGRGRVTLRLPWIGKTFTTQWVKVAQIYAGNGYGAYWIPEPKDQVIVAFLRGQLRHPIVIGSLYSSNVIPHAARKSGKDPKYFRTKGGHMLLMEDGTGKKIELIDSTGKNSVLIDSTANTITVKAQADVKVSGGANVSVEATGNLTLKGAAIKIEATGAVTVSGATINLN from the coding sequence ATGAATGCGCCAGCCAGCGATTGTCGGTTCGGCGAAGCGGTCGAATCCTATTTCGGCCTCTATACCGCCATCGTCGATAACGACCAGGACCCCGAGGGCCGTGGCCGGGTAACGCTGCGCCTGCCCTGGATCGGGAAAACCTTCACCACCCAATGGGTGAAGGTCGCGCAGATCTACGCGGGCAACGGCTATGGCGCATATTGGATCCCCGAGCCGAAGGACCAGGTCATCGTCGCCTTCCTGCGCGGCCAGCTGCGCCATCCCATCGTCATCGGGTCGCTCTACAGCAGCAACGTGATCCCGCATGCGGCGCGGAAGTCGGGCAAGGACCCCAAATATTTCCGCACCAAGGGCGGCCACATGCTGCTGATGGAAGACGGCACCGGCAAGAAGATTGAGCTCATCGACTCCACCGGCAAAAATTCGGTGCTGATCGACAGCACCGCCAACACCATCACTGTGAAGGCCCAGGCCGACGTCAAAGTCTCGGGAGGGGCGAATGTGTCGGTCGAGGCAACCGGCAACCTCACGCTCAAGGGCGCGGCGATCAAGATCGAGGCTACCGGCGCGGTGACCGTGTCAGGCGCGACCATCAATTTGAACTGA
- a CDS encoding phage tail protein, giving the protein MDDVQNAFRFLVLLDPFDVFIPRELAALALERAPGAFQRCSGLGATLDVTSYAEGGRNDYLHQLPVRHEWGRISLSRGIARDPVLFAWYEAGLFGSLGARRDGAIVMLARNSMVPTMVWTFTAGLAASWSGPEFDAEQDGLAIERLEIAHEGLKCVPGAGLAGVV; this is encoded by the coding sequence ATGGACGACGTCCAGAACGCCTTCCGTTTCCTCGTGCTGCTCGACCCGTTCGACGTGTTCATCCCGCGCGAGCTCGCCGCGCTGGCGCTTGAGCGCGCGCCCGGCGCCTTCCAGCGCTGCAGCGGGCTGGGAGCGACGCTGGATGTGACCAGCTACGCCGAGGGCGGGCGGAATGACTATCTCCACCAATTGCCCGTGCGGCACGAGTGGGGGCGGATATCGCTGTCGCGCGGAATCGCGCGCGATCCGGTGTTGTTCGCCTGGTACGAGGCGGGGCTGTTCGGGTCGCTGGGCGCGCGGCGCGACGGCGCGATCGTCATGCTGGCGCGCAACAGCATGGTCCCGACGATGGTGTGGACCTTCACCGCGGGGCTGGCGGCGAGCTGGTCGGGACCGGAATTCGATGCGGAGCAGGACGGGCTGGCGATCGAGCGGCTCGAAATCGCGCATGAGGGGCTGAAATGCGTGCCCGGTGCCGGGCTGGCGGGGGTCGTCTGA
- a CDS encoding phage late control D family protein, with translation MSFFPGTIEGLPPTGYYAPDFLVEVEGQPLDPDTKGDVLSLKIVMDLENMTSAEIQLNNWDDKKIWFKYSDQSGLYVGRRVHVQLGYAGRLMSMLRGRINSLAPEFASSGSSTLSIGVLDNMQLLKDRRPREDETRQFLHMTDGDIAREIARRNTLEPDIDAGGVTHEEVIQGELDDAQFLLQRARRIDYDCYIFVDAASGQATLRFGAPRDERNAGRMREHRFAWGESLKSFTPTLTMSNQVAKVTVRGWNEDTMEVVSYTASAGDLEGASGGTGPGNAQEAVGGREDVVIGAAVRTQEEAEMLAKSLLRRRAYEFITGKGSIIGLPDLRPGDNMTISELGDRFSGTYYVTKVEHLLDSGGYSTSFEVRKSYDGGAG, from the coding sequence ATGAGCTTCTTCCCCGGCACGATCGAAGGCCTGCCGCCCACCGGCTATTATGCCCCGGACTTCCTTGTCGAGGTCGAAGGTCAGCCGCTCGATCCGGATACCAAGGGCGACGTGCTGTCGCTCAAGATCGTCATGGACCTCGAGAACATGACCAGTGCGGAGATCCAGCTTAACAACTGGGACGACAAGAAGATCTGGTTCAAATATTCGGATCAGTCGGGCCTTTATGTGGGGCGCCGGGTGCATGTTCAGCTCGGCTATGCCGGGCGGTTGATGTCGATGCTGCGCGGGCGGATCAACAGCCTTGCGCCCGAATTCGCCAGTTCGGGTTCCTCGACGCTGAGCATCGGCGTGCTCGACAACATGCAGTTGCTCAAGGACCGGCGGCCGAGGGAGGACGAAACGCGTCAATTCCTCCACATGACCGACGGCGACATCGCCCGCGAGATCGCCAGGCGCAACACGCTCGAGCCCGACATCGACGCAGGGGGCGTTACCCATGAGGAAGTTATTCAGGGCGAGCTGGACGATGCCCAGTTCCTGCTCCAGCGGGCCCGCCGGATCGACTATGACTGCTATATCTTCGTCGATGCTGCCAGCGGCCAGGCTACCTTGCGGTTCGGCGCACCGCGCGACGAACGCAACGCCGGGCGAATGCGCGAACATAGGTTCGCATGGGGTGAATCGCTCAAGAGCTTCACCCCTACGCTGACCATGTCGAACCAAGTCGCCAAGGTCACCGTACGCGGCTGGAACGAGGATACGATGGAGGTGGTGAGCTACACCGCCTCCGCCGGCGACCTCGAGGGCGCGTCGGGCGGGACCGGGCCGGGCAACGCACAGGAAGCGGTTGGCGGGCGCGAAGACGTCGTGATCGGCGCGGCGGTGCGCACGCAGGAAGAGGCCGAGATGCTGGCCAAGTCGCTGCTGCGCCGGCGCGCGTATGAATTCATCACCGGCAAGGGCTCGATCATCGGTCTTCCGGACCTGCGCCCCGGCGACAATATGACCATCTCCGAGCTCGGCGACCGGTTCAGCGGGACCTATTACGTCACCAAGGTCGAGCACTTGCTCGATTCGGGCGGCTATTCGACGAGCTTTGAGGTTCGCAAATCCTATGATGGAGGCGCGGGATGA
- a CDS encoding phage tail sheath family protein: MPEYLAPGVYVEEIPSGPVSIQGVGTSTAGMVGLTERGPLQPRMVTGWGDYQAWFGGLIDPGVSFLPWSAKGFFDNGGQRLFVARSVRSDAVSAALDHATAAAPQTLLVQAMGPGAWGNNIFLRIQPGDNFDPMNPPARPPITVTVLYYETLPPLPLVDPFAASEIANPDRRVPDVVEQYENVGWHPDSADFFVPFINARSKLIDIDWGDPTQPPARPDDLAFAQLADVSGEDGVASPAAADLLGDSSVPPGTRTGLAGLGDIDEIAILAVPDHANGTLFPDVADRDTLRDELISQCELLKDRFAVVSVEAGQGDVAALRPPRDSSYAAFYAPWIRVFDPRTSDTILVPPAGHIAGIYARTDVERGVHKAPANEVVRGMITTDINASRKPLEFTFGKREQDIANPRSVNVIRDFRADRRGIRVYGGRTMSSDATWRYVNVRRLLLYIEESIDEGTQWVVFEPNDEPLWSRVRQSVGNFLDLTWRSGALQGSRRDEAYFVRCDRTTMTQADIDVGRLICNIGVAPVKPAEFVIFRIQLNTTTTS; the protein is encoded by the coding sequence ATGCCAGAATATCTTGCCCCCGGCGTCTATGTGGAAGAAATTCCAAGCGGCCCCGTTTCCATCCAGGGGGTGGGCACCAGCACCGCTGGCATGGTCGGCCTCACCGAACGGGGGCCGCTGCAGCCCCGGATGGTGACGGGCTGGGGGGACTACCAAGCGTGGTTCGGTGGCCTGATCGATCCCGGCGTGTCGTTCCTCCCCTGGTCGGCCAAGGGCTTTTTCGACAATGGCGGCCAGCGGCTGTTCGTCGCCCGTTCGGTGCGCAGCGATGCGGTCAGCGCAGCGCTCGACCACGCCACCGCGGCGGCACCGCAAACACTGCTCGTGCAGGCGATGGGCCCCGGCGCATGGGGCAACAACATCTTCCTGCGTATCCAACCAGGCGACAATTTCGACCCAATGAACCCGCCTGCGCGGCCGCCGATCACCGTGACGGTGCTCTATTACGAAACGCTGCCACCGCTGCCCTTGGTCGATCCGTTCGCCGCGAGCGAGATCGCCAATCCCGATCGGCGCGTGCCCGACGTGGTCGAGCAATATGAAAATGTCGGTTGGCATCCTGACAGCGCCGATTTCTTCGTCCCCTTCATCAACGCGCGATCGAAGCTGATCGATATCGACTGGGGCGATCCGACCCAGCCGCCGGCGCGACCCGACGACCTCGCCTTCGCGCAGCTCGCCGACGTGTCCGGTGAAGACGGCGTCGCGTCGCCCGCCGCCGCCGATCTGCTCGGCGACAGCTCGGTGCCGCCGGGTACCCGCACCGGGCTGGCGGGGCTGGGCGATATCGACGAGATCGCGATCCTGGCCGTTCCCGATCATGCCAACGGCACGCTGTTTCCCGACGTCGCCGATCGCGACACGCTACGCGACGAGCTGATAAGCCAGTGCGAATTGCTTAAGGATCGCTTCGCGGTGGTCAGCGTCGAGGCCGGGCAGGGCGATGTGGCGGCATTGCGGCCACCGCGCGACAGCTCCTATGCCGCGTTCTACGCGCCGTGGATCCGGGTATTCGATCCGCGCACCAGCGACACGATCCTGGTCCCGCCGGCGGGACATATCGCGGGCATTTATGCCCGTACCGATGTCGAGCGCGGGGTGCACAAGGCGCCTGCCAATGAAGTGGTGCGCGGGATGATCACCACCGACATCAACGCCAGTCGCAAGCCGCTGGAATTCACCTTCGGCAAGCGCGAGCAGGACATTGCCAACCCGCGCAGCGTCAACGTGATCAGAGACTTCCGTGCCGACCGGCGGGGCATTCGCGTCTATGGCGGCCGCACCATGTCGTCCGACGCGACCTGGCGCTACGTCAACGTCCGGCGGCTGCTGCTTTATATCGAGGAATCGATCGACGAGGGCACGCAATGGGTGGTGTTCGAGCCCAATGACGAGCCGCTCTGGTCGCGTGTGCGGCAGAGCGTGGGCAACTTCCTCGACCTGACTTGGCGCTCTGGCGCGCTGCAGGGCTCCAGGCGCGACGAAGCCTATTTCGTCCGATGCGACCGCACGACGATGACCCAGGCCGATATCGATGTGGGACGGCTCATCTGCAACATCGGGGTCGCGCCGGTGAAGCCTGCCGAGTTCGTCATCTTCCGCATCCAGCTGAACACCACCACAACATCCTGA
- a CDS encoding phage tail protein: MPAVIRPNPYPSYNFLVTVNAISNNGLAAAGSFTEVSGLEIEVAPIEYRTGSEGTTTRKSAGLRKYTNLTLKRGITGDLVFWNWILAGIQGTIQRADGSIVMLDENRTEVMRYNFVRGWPCKYTGPGLNAANNEIAMETLEICHEGLEIDV, from the coding sequence ATGCCTGCCGTCATTCGCCCAAACCCTTATCCTTCGTATAATTTCCTCGTCACCGTGAACGCCATCTCGAACAACGGCCTGGCCGCTGCCGGATCGTTCACCGAGGTGAGCGGGCTCGAGATCGAGGTGGCACCGATCGAGTATCGCACCGGCTCCGAAGGCACGACGACGCGCAAGTCGGCGGGGCTGAGGAAATACACGAACCTGACGCTGAAGCGCGGAATCACCGGCGACCTTGTCTTCTGGAACTGGATCCTCGCGGGAATCCAGGGGACGATCCAGCGCGCCGACGGCTCGATCGTCATGCTCGACGAGAATCGCACGGAGGTGATGCGCTACAATTTCGTGCGCGGATGGCCCTGCAAATATACCGGGCCGGGCCTCAACGCCGCGAACAACGAAATCGCGATGGAAACCCTCGAGATTTGCCACGAGGGTCTGGAAATCGACGTCTAG
- a CDS encoding amidohydrolase, with protein sequence MSPISRLIAAALVPALTVTPIAAQAQIAAAPANDALKAEAAAGVEAQAKLVQEMVDSVFSFAEPGFQEFQTMEYLTGILAKNGFTITKGVAGIPTAWTATWGSGGPLIALGSDVDGLLGLSQMPGSPTLKPIVAGAPGHGEGHNSGMPLVIAAAIAAKQVMQKHKIPGRLMLWPGVAEELLATKAYYVRDGLFKDVDACIFTHVSSDFGTGWGNMGNNALVSAEYSFKGKTAHSAGQPWEGRSALDAVELMDIAWNMRREHLPVTQRSHYVITEGGGQPNIVPDKATVWYYFRDQDFASVRKLYETGTEISKAAAMGTGTTVEHRLLGYAAPNFGNKPLAEAAWANIKAVGMPSWSADDQAFAKAVQTTNGRTPKPLSTEVLPLSTPDTRERSLGGGSDDIGDIMWTVPTITVRFPSNIPSLIGHNVLSAIAMATPIAHKGAVSGAKAVSMTVIDLMTSPQLVSEAKTFFTDVQLKDQKYDPVVTAADKPAIHLNQAVMERMRPALKPYYYDPKKHKSYLDQLGVSYPGGAGGQ encoded by the coding sequence ATGTCACCGATTTCACGTCTGATCGCGGCTGCGCTGGTGCCCGCGCTGACCGTCACACCGATCGCCGCGCAGGCGCAGATCGCCGCAGCCCCTGCCAATGACGCGCTCAAGGCCGAGGCGGCGGCGGGGGTCGAGGCGCAGGCCAAGCTGGTGCAGGAGATGGTCGATTCGGTCTTCAGCTTCGCTGAGCCCGGCTTTCAGGAATTCCAGACGATGGAATATCTGACCGGCATTCTCGCCAAGAACGGCTTCACGATCACCAAGGGGGTGGCGGGGATCCCCACCGCCTGGACGGCGACCTGGGGCAGCGGCGGGCCGTTGATCGCGCTGGGGAGCGACGTCGACGGCTTGCTGGGGTTGAGCCAAATGCCGGGGTCGCCGACGCTGAAACCCATCGTCGCGGGCGCGCCGGGGCATGGCGAGGGGCATAATTCGGGGATGCCGCTGGTGATCGCCGCGGCGATCGCCGCCAAGCAGGTGATGCAGAAGCACAAGATCCCCGGCCGGCTGATGCTGTGGCCCGGCGTCGCCGAGGAATTGCTCGCGACCAAGGCCTATTATGTCCGCGACGGGCTGTTCAAGGATGTCGATGCCTGCATCTTCACCCATGTCAGCAGCGATTTCGGCACCGGCTGGGGCAATATGGGCAACAACGCGCTCGTCTCGGCCGAATATAGCTTCAAGGGCAAGACCGCGCATTCGGCGGGCCAGCCCTGGGAGGGGCGCAGCGCGCTCGACGCGGTCGAGCTGATGGACATCGCGTGGAACATGCGGCGCGAGCATCTGCCGGTGACGCAGCGTTCGCACTACGTCATCACCGAAGGCGGCGGCCAGCCCAACATCGTCCCCGACAAGGCGACGGTCTGGTATTATTTCCGCGACCAGGACTTTGCCAGCGTCCGCAAGCTCTACGAAACCGGGACCGAGATTTCGAAGGCGGCGGCGATGGGGACGGGCACGACGGTCGAGCACCGGTTGCTCGGCTATGCCGCGCCCAATTTCGGCAACAAGCCGCTCGCCGAGGCAGCCTGGGCGAACATCAAGGCGGTGGGGATGCCGAGCTGGTCGGCCGACGACCAGGCGTTCGCCAAGGCGGTGCAGACCACCAACGGCCGCACCCCCAAGCCGCTGTCGACCGAGGTGCTGCCGCTATCGACCCCCGACACGCGCGAACGATCGCTGGGTGGTGGCTCCGACGATATCGGCGACATCATGTGGACGGTGCCGACGATCACGGTGCGCTTTCCGTCGAACATCCCCAGCCTGATCGGGCACAACGTGCTGTCGGCGATCGCGATGGCGACGCCGATCGCGCATAAGGGCGCGGTGTCGGGCGCCAAGGCGGTGTCGATGACGGTGATCGACCTGATGACCTCGCCGCAGCTGGTGTCCGAGGCCAAGACCTTCTTCACCGACGTCCAGCTGAAGGACCAGAAATACGACCCCGTCGTGACCGCCGCCGACAAGCCCGCGATCCATCTGAACCAGGCGGTGATGGAGCGGATGCGCCCAGCGCTGAAGCCCTATTATTACGACCCCAAGAAGCACAAATCCTATCTCGACCAGCTGGGGGTCAGCTATCCGGGCGGGGCCGGGGGGCAATAG
- a CDS encoding DUF4255 domain-containing protein gives MADFGVISDVSATLVDALIDALSTLPTSPVAELHNLQGTITTAPPKLAICLYEVNEDATSRNQPMHRSPLPAGLRVAKPPMALTLKYLLTPFANTPEDEQRILGRAMQALYEDAIFSGPDLRGSAAPTGLVGSADILTVTLDPLTLEERSRIFHSIQQPYRLSLSYQVRVANIHPREDRRVELARSRSFDPAIPAGA, from the coding sequence ATGGCCGATTTCGGGGTGATCAGCGACGTTTCGGCGACCCTTGTCGATGCCCTGATCGACGCGCTCAGCACCTTGCCCACTTCCCCAGTCGCCGAGCTCCATAACCTCCAGGGAACAATCACCACCGCGCCGCCTAAGCTTGCGATCTGCCTGTACGAAGTCAACGAAGACGCCACCTCGCGCAACCAGCCGATGCACCGCAGTCCGCTGCCCGCCGGGCTTCGGGTGGCCAAGCCGCCAATGGCGCTGACGCTGAAATATCTGCTGACCCCGTTCGCGAACACCCCCGAGGATGAACAACGCATCCTTGGCCGGGCGATGCAGGCATTGTACGAGGACGCGATCTTCTCGGGGCCCGATCTGCGCGGCAGTGCTGCGCCGACGGGGCTGGTCGGTTCTGCGGATATCCTCACCGTCACGCTCGATCCGCTGACGCTCGAGGAACGTTCGCGGATATTCCATTCGATCCAGCAGCCCTACCGGCTCTCGCTCAGCTACCAGGTCCGCGTCGCCAACATCCATCCGCGCGAGGATCGCCGCGTCGAGCTCGCGCGCAGCCGCAGCTTCGATCCTGCGATTCCGGCAGGCGCATGA